One segment of Anatilimnocola aggregata DNA contains the following:
- a CDS encoding prenyltransferase/squalene oxidase repeat-containing protein: MPAYLEQLTIRVAEGLGQLTDAERSLQTRYFLAAQKSDGGFGGREGGSDLYYTGFALRGLAVLGELYGPVAERAAAFLQSKLGGQESIVDFFSLIYGGMLIKSAAGIDVFANSQPGWQDQVATWLETLRRADGGYAKGIEGQASSTYHSFLVVICLQLLDRLPPEPARLLTFLRSQAAEEGGFREIKAGKRAGTNPTAAAIATFKILDALDENTRLDTIDFLLDMQTDEGGLRANTRIPIADLLSTFTGLTTLEDLGGLAEIDLAAAERFVQSLQREEGGFHAAAWDGAHDVEYSFYGLASLSFFARRRMMK, from the coding sequence ATGCCCGCTTATCTCGAACAGCTGACCATCCGCGTGGCCGAAGGGCTGGGCCAACTGACAGACGCCGAGCGGTCATTGCAGACCCGCTATTTTCTGGCTGCGCAAAAAAGTGACGGCGGCTTCGGTGGTCGCGAAGGTGGCAGCGATTTGTATTACACGGGCTTTGCACTCCGCGGCCTTGCGGTCCTGGGCGAGTTATATGGCCCCGTCGCCGAACGGGCGGCGGCCTTTTTGCAATCGAAGCTGGGCGGGCAGGAATCGATTGTCGATTTCTTCTCGCTCATTTATGGCGGCATGCTCATCAAATCGGCGGCCGGCATCGACGTCTTCGCCAACAGTCAGCCCGGCTGGCAAGACCAGGTGGCAACCTGGCTCGAAACGCTCCGTCGCGCGGACGGCGGCTACGCGAAAGGAATCGAAGGGCAAGCCAGCAGCACCTATCACAGTTTTCTCGTCGTCATTTGCCTGCAACTACTCGACCGCCTCCCCCCCGAGCCTGCACGGCTTCTGACCTTCTTGCGCTCGCAAGCGGCCGAAGAAGGGGGCTTTCGCGAAATCAAGGCCGGCAAGCGCGCCGGGACCAATCCCACCGCAGCTGCCATTGCGACCTTCAAGATTTTGGACGCGCTCGACGAAAACACTCGCCTCGATACCATCGACTTCCTGCTCGACATGCAGACCGACGAAGGGGGCCTGCGGGCGAACACCCGCATTCCCATTGCCGACTTGCTCAGCACGTTCACCGGGCTGACGACGCTCGAAGACCTCGGAGGCCTGGCCGAAATCGACCTCGCCGCGGCCGAGCGGTTTGTCCAATCGCTCCAGCGCGAAGAGGGTGGCTTTCATGCCGCTGCTTGGGACGGCGCGCATGATGTCGAATATAGTTTTTACGGACTCGCGTCTCTCAGTTTCTTTGCCCGGCGAAGAATGATGAAATGA
- a CDS encoding ABC transporter ATP-binding protein translates to MADLIVEHVRKEFPTRGEPLVVLRDASLQLGAGENAAILGPSGSGKSTLLHIIGGLDRPTSGSVKLAGQDPATLGEVELARFRNRNIGFVFQDHYLLPQLTVLENVLIPALAEGAPTADDLARARNLLDRVGLGQRLEHRPAELSGGERQRVGVARALLLKPALLLADEPTGNLDRTNATGIGQLLLELQQQEQNMLLVVTHSSELASLLQRRFEIDNGELHAQT, encoded by the coding sequence ATGGCAGACTTGATCGTCGAGCATGTTCGCAAAGAATTCCCCACGCGTGGCGAACCTCTCGTCGTGCTGCGCGATGCTTCGCTCCAGCTTGGCGCTGGCGAGAATGCCGCCATTCTCGGCCCCAGTGGCTCGGGCAAGAGTACGCTGCTGCATATCATCGGCGGGCTCGATCGGCCGACGAGTGGCAGCGTGAAGCTGGCCGGGCAAGATCCCGCGACGCTGGGTGAAGTGGAACTCGCGCGGTTTCGCAACCGGAACATCGGCTTCGTTTTTCAAGATCATTATCTGCTGCCGCAACTGACGGTGCTCGAAAACGTCTTGATCCCCGCGCTGGCCGAAGGGGCCCCAACGGCCGACGATCTGGCGCGGGCGCGGAACCTGCTCGACCGCGTGGGTCTCGGGCAGCGGCTCGAACATCGTCCCGCGGAACTTTCTGGTGGTGAACGACAGCGAGTGGGCGTCGCGCGGGCCTTGCTGCTCAAGCCGGCCTTGCTGCTGGCCGATGAGCCAACGGGCAATCTCGACCGGACCAATGCCACGGGCATCGGTCAGCTGCTGCTCGAATTGCAACAGCAAGAACAGAACATGCTCCTCGTCGTCACGCACAGCAGCGAACTTGCCTCGCTGCTGCAGCGGCGGTTCGAAATCGACAACGGCGAGTTGCACGCCCAAACTTAA